Proteins encoded by one window of Chitinophagaceae bacterium:
- the pfkA gene encoding 6-phosphofructokinase has product MKKIGVFTSGGDAPGMNACIRSVVRSCLFHNIDPYGIKYGYAGMIAGDIYKMKSLSVSNIVQKGGTILKSSRSKEFLSKEGRKKAFEHINRLEIEGIVAIGGNGTFTGANIFYEEYGVPIIGIPGTIDNDLYGSDYTLGFDTAVNTALEAIDKIRDTANSHDRVFFVEVMGRHSGYIALQTGIGGGSEFVVIPEIHITIEDMVNNIKKLRDSQQTSLLIIVAEGSSNGDVNAIVEKIIPHLQEMEIRVSKLGHIQRGGNPTAFDRILASHLGLAAVEGLMNGQKNVMVGIVDNKITFTNLKIAISQEKKIDSNLLRLIDILRI; this is encoded by the coding sequence ATGAAAAAAATAGGAGTTTTTACATCGGGGGGAGACGCACCAGGTATGAATGCTTGCATTAGATCTGTGGTAAGAAGTTGTTTATTTCATAATATAGACCCCTATGGCATAAAATACGGTTATGCAGGTATGATAGCTGGAGATATTTATAAGATGAAATCCCTTTCCGTAAGTAATATCGTACAAAAAGGAGGAACTATATTAAAATCTTCAAGAAGCAAAGAATTCTTATCAAAAGAAGGGAGAAAAAAAGCATTTGAGCATATAAACCGCTTAGAGATAGAAGGAATCGTAGCCATCGGCGGAAATGGAACTTTTACAGGGGCAAATATATTTTATGAAGAATACGGGGTACCTATAATAGGAATACCCGGAACTATAGATAATGATTTATACGGATCAGACTACACATTAGGATTTGATACAGCCGTAAACACAGCTTTAGAGGCAATTGATAAAATCCGAGACACCGCTAATTCTCACGATAGAGTATTTTTTGTAGAAGTAATGGGAAGGCATTCGGGGTATATTGCCCTTCAGACAGGGATAGGAGGCGGATCCGAATTTGTTGTAATACCTGAAATACATATAACAATAGAAGACATGGTGAACAACATAAAAAAACTACGGGATAGCCAACAAACTTCTCTTCTTATAATAGTAGCTGAAGGATCCTCAAACGGAGACGTAAATGCTATAGTAGAAAAGATAATTCCTCATTTGCAAGAAATGGAGATACGGGTTTCTAAATTGGGACATATACAAAGAGGGGGAAACCCAACTGCTTTTGATAGGATATTAGCATCTCATTTAGGATTAGCAGCAGTAGAAGGTCTTATGAATGGACAAAAAAATGTAATGGTAGGAATAGTAGATAATAAGATTACCTTTACAAACCTAAAGATAGCAATCTCACAAGAAAAAAAAATAGATAGCAACTTATTACGCCTGATAGATATCTTACGTATATAA